Below is a window of Oscillospiraceae bacterium DNA.
AAAGTTAAACTGCCCCGAATTCACGAGCCTATGCCCAATAACAGGGCAGCCGGATTTTGCGACGATTTATATTTCATATGTGCCTGATATATATCTTGTCGAAAGCAAATCGCTCAAGCTATATTTGTTCAGCTTCAGGAATCACGGAGATTTTCATGAGGACTGCGTAAATATAATTATGAAGGATCTCATCCGGCTGATGGCGCCAAAATATATCGAGGTCTGGGGCAGGTTCATGCCTCGCGGCGGCATATCCATAGATCCGTTCTGTAATTACGGAAAGCCTGACACGGAGTGGTTCGAAGCTGCCAAAAAAAGGCTTCAGACGCATGACATCAACCCGGAAAAGGTTGATAACAGGTAATAACTCAACCGTCCCTAATCAAAAAGGTTTAGGGATGGTTTTTACTTTGGTATATTTATAAGGCAGGAGACAGCGTTATGTATATAAAAACCCGTTATATGGCACGGGATGACTGGAGTCGTATCGAAGAAAGACGCTCTGCATACATGGAAGCAGAGTTTTTCGGTATAAAAGGATTTGCGGGGCTTTTATGTCTTGATAAAGTAAAAGCGCCGCTTGTTAAAGGAGTCCCCGGCGTTGATGTGAAGATCGTTGATAATGGTTTCCGCTGGCTTCAATTCGCTCCGAAGGGTGAACATTGGTGGCTTACCGTTATGGCGGATGAACGCGGAAAGATCGTTCAATATTAT
It encodes the following:
- the queF gene encoding preQ(1) synthase, coding for MDRKDEGLTHLGNKNNVYSFEYNPKLLERFENKHKDNDYFVKLNCPEFTSLCPITGQPDFATIYISYVPDIYLVESKSLKLYLFSFRNHGDFHEDCVNIIMKDLIRLMAPKYIEVWGRFMPRGGISIDPFCNYGKPDTEWFEAAKKRLQTHDINPEKVDNR
- a CDS encoding DUF402 domain-containing protein is translated as MYIKTRYMARDDWSRIEERRSAYMEAEFFGIKGFAGLLCLDKVKAPLVKGVPGVDVKIVDNGFRWLQFAPKGEHWWLTVMADERGKIVQYYFDITKENVLCEESSYFYDLFLDVVALPDGTVVLLDKDELDAALSENIITENEYKLAINTADILIRKIPENIGHLEQFCYKLFDEMSILL